A genomic stretch from Spongiibacter nanhainus includes:
- a CDS encoding acyl-CoA dehydrogenase C-terminal domain-containing protein → MTQYTAPRRDIDFVTNELLDYAGHYRSLPCGEDATPDMVDAIIGEAAKFAEEVLSPLNQSGDQQGCTWQDGEVTTPDGFKEAYKMWVEGGWQGLSHPAEYGGQGLPMSLGLIKSELVGTANWAWGMYPGLSLGAMNTLYVHGDEEQKQTYLGKLCSGEWTGTMCLTEAHCGSDLGQMKTRAELQDDGSYRLNGTKIFISAGEHDLTDNIVHIVLARTPDAPEGTKGISLFIVPKFLPGEDGEIGSRNGVSCGSIEHKMGIHANATCVINFDNATGYMLGEKNEGLAAMFTFMNTARVGTAIQGLAASELAYQNAWPYAMERYSMRALSGTKNRDKAGDAIIHHADVRRMLLTARAFAEGGRAMIYDAAIYADHMLFAPTEAERDAAENELGFLTPILKAFLTETGLESASNAMQVFGGHGYIAEHGMEQIYRDARIATMYEGTTGIQALDLIGRKVVLDGFKLYAAFSKKLYAQGLRSLFKGKRRGYGASLLCYTLGWNWKTVKMLARASRNRDAVSAASYDFLMISGYLSMAYYWSRMAEVAAEALEKNPSDSDFYRAKLETADFYFRRLLPRTRGHASAMDSSTDSVMGMPPERFPLR, encoded by the coding sequence ATGACTCAATACACTGCACCGCGCCGCGATATCGACTTTGTTACCAACGAGCTGTTGGATTACGCCGGCCACTACCGCAGCTTGCCCTGCGGAGAAGACGCCACCCCGGATATGGTGGATGCCATCATCGGCGAAGCCGCAAAGTTTGCCGAAGAGGTGCTCTCGCCCTTAAACCAGAGCGGCGACCAACAGGGTTGCACATGGCAAGACGGCGAGGTCACCACTCCCGATGGCTTTAAAGAAGCCTACAAAATGTGGGTGGAAGGGGGTTGGCAGGGTTTGTCACACCCCGCTGAGTACGGCGGCCAAGGTTTGCCCATGTCGCTGGGCCTGATTAAGTCCGAGCTGGTGGGCACTGCCAACTGGGCCTGGGGCATGTACCCCGGCCTGAGCCTCGGCGCCATGAACACCCTCTACGTGCACGGCGACGAGGAGCAGAAACAGACTTACCTGGGCAAACTGTGCAGCGGCGAATGGACCGGCACCATGTGCCTGACCGAGGCCCACTGCGGCAGCGACCTGGGCCAGATGAAAACCCGCGCCGAGTTGCAGGACGACGGCAGCTATCGCCTTAACGGCACCAAGATCTTTATCTCTGCTGGCGAGCACGATCTCACCGACAACATCGTCCACATCGTATTGGCCAGAACCCCCGATGCCCCCGAGGGCACCAAAGGTATCTCGCTGTTTATTGTGCCCAAGTTCCTGCCGGGCGAGGACGGCGAAATCGGCTCCCGCAATGGCGTAAGCTGCGGCAGCATCGAACACAAGATGGGGATCCACGCCAACGCGACCTGCGTCATTAACTTCGACAATGCCACCGGCTACATGCTGGGTGAGAAGAACGAAGGCCTGGCGGCGATGTTCACCTTTATGAATACCGCCCGAGTGGGCACCGCCATCCAAGGTTTGGCAGCTTCCGAGCTGGCCTACCAAAATGCCTGGCCTTACGCCATGGAGCGCTACTCCATGCGGGCGCTGTCTGGCACCAAGAACCGCGATAAAGCGGGCGATGCCATTATCCACCACGCCGATGTACGGCGCATGCTGCTTACCGCCCGGGCCTTTGCCGAGGGCGGTCGGGCGATGATCTACGACGCCGCCATCTACGCCGACCACATGCTGTTTGCGCCCACTGAGGCCGAGCGCGACGCCGCGGAAAACGAACTGGGCTTTTTAACCCCGATTCTCAAGGCCTTTCTCACAGAGACGGGTCTGGAATCCGCCAGCAACGCCATGCAGGTATTTGGCGGTCACGGTTACATTGCCGAGCACGGTATGGAACAGATCTACCGGGATGCGCGGATCGCCACCATGTACGAAGGCACCACCGGCATTCAGGCACTGGATTTGATCGGCCGCAAGGTGGTGCTGGACGGCTTTAAACTCTACGCCGCCTTCAGCAAAAAACTGTACGCCCAGGGGCTTCGCTCACTGTTTAAAGGTAAGCGCCGCGGCTATGGCGCCTCACTGCTGTGCTATACCTTGGGCTGGAACTGGAAAACCGTGAAGATGCTGGCCCGTGCCTCCCGCAACCGGGACGCCGTTAGCGCGGCTTCCTACGATTTCTTGATGATTAGCGGTTACCTGTCCATGGCCTACTACTGGTCGCGGATGGCGGAAGTCGCCGCCGAAGCACTGGAGAAAAACCCCAGCGACAGCGACTTCTATCGCGCCAAGCTGGAAACGGCGGATTTCTACTTCCGCCGTTTGTTGCCCCGGACCCGAGGCCATGCCAGCGCCATGGACAGCAGTACCGATAGCGTGATGGGTATGCCGCCAGAGCGCTTTCCGCTGCGCTAA
- the zwf gene encoding glucose-6-phosphate dehydrogenase, giving the protein MSEPFDIVIFGGAGDLAFRKILPALYRAFREDKLPQGSRIVPCCRNPKDVGSYHQQALAGLQTHLSGAEYDQDVALDFGTCIMPMEVDISAPGTHWTELAALINSEAERVRVYYLAIPPTIFGACCQRLNESGLISPQSRVVVEKPLGYDAASAQAINDEIAQYFDESAIYRIDHYLGKETVQNLMALRFTNVIFEHLWDAKSIDHVQISISETVGLEGRAGFYNEAGALRDMVQNHLLQLLCLVAMESPHKMRANSIRAEKVKVLEALRPMSGGDVAANTVRGQYVAGNQDGKLVAGYLEELEQAGSHTETFVALRAYIDNWRWARVPFYLRTGKRMKQRSAEIVIQYKCVSHRVYGAEAGPLTPNRLIIRLQPDESIQLVMMSKDLNTLDMELQPATLNLNFSESASRVKSDAYKRLILDVVAANHSLFIHRDEVEHAWAWIDPIIEAWQAADQSPHLYRAGTWGPPESDELLAEDGFRWYNSGEHQ; this is encoded by the coding sequence ATGTCCGAGCCATTTGATATTGTGATCTTCGGCGGTGCCGGAGACCTGGCATTTAGAAAAATACTACCGGCCTTGTATCGGGCATTTCGCGAGGACAAATTGCCCCAGGGCTCCAGGATTGTGCCGTGCTGCCGCAACCCAAAAGACGTCGGCAGCTACCATCAACAGGCACTGGCAGGACTGCAAACCCACCTCTCAGGCGCCGAGTACGATCAGGACGTCGCGCTGGACTTCGGCACTTGCATTATGCCAATGGAGGTGGATATCAGCGCTCCCGGTACACACTGGACAGAGCTTGCCGCATTGATAAATAGCGAGGCGGAGCGGGTGCGGGTTTATTACTTGGCGATTCCACCCACCATCTTCGGCGCCTGTTGTCAGCGGCTCAATGAAAGCGGGCTGATCAGCCCGCAAAGCCGCGTTGTGGTGGAAAAACCGCTGGGTTACGACGCCGCCTCGGCCCAGGCGATCAACGATGAAATCGCCCAATATTTTGATGAGTCGGCCATCTACCGCATTGACCACTATCTGGGTAAAGAGACCGTCCAGAATCTGATGGCGCTGCGGTTTACCAACGTGATATTCGAGCATCTTTGGGATGCCAAATCCATTGATCATGTGCAGATCAGTATCTCCGAAACCGTCGGTTTGGAAGGGCGAGCCGGATTTTATAACGAGGCTGGTGCGCTGCGAGATATGGTACAAAACCACCTGCTGCAATTGTTGTGTCTGGTGGCGATGGAATCGCCCCATAAAATGCGCGCCAATAGCATTCGCGCCGAGAAGGTCAAAGTATTGGAGGCGCTGCGCCCCATGTCGGGTGGCGACGTGGCCGCCAATACAGTGCGGGGGCAGTATGTGGCGGGCAATCAGGATGGCAAACTGGTAGCGGGCTATCTCGAGGAACTGGAGCAGGCGGGCAGCCACACCGAGACCTTTGTGGCGCTGCGGGCCTATATTGATAACTGGCGCTGGGCGCGAGTGCCATTTTATTTGCGCACCGGCAAGCGAATGAAGCAGCGCAGCGCGGAAATCGTTATTCAGTACAAGTGTGTGTCACACCGAGTCTACGGCGCGGAGGCCGGGCCGCTGACGCCAAACCGTTTGATTATCCGCCTGCAACCGGACGAGAGTATCCAGCTGGTGATGATGTCCAAGGACCTTAATACCCTGGATATGGAGTTACAGCCGGCAACGTTAAACCTCAATTTTTCGGAGTCGGCTAGCCGGGTTAAAAGTGACGCCTACAAACGTTTGATTCTAGACGTTGTGGCAGCCAACCACAGCCTGTTTATTCACCGCGATGAGGTGGAGCACGCCTGGGCTTGGATCGACCCCATTATTGAAGCCTGGCAGGCCGCTGATCAGTCTCCCCATCTTTATCGAGCCGGGACCTGGGGGCCTCCAGAATCCGATGAATTGTTGGCGGAGGATGGCTTTCGCTGGTACAACTCGGGTGAGCACCAATGA
- the edd gene encoding phosphogluconate dehydratase, with protein sequence MTHAKLEEVTARVVARSETTRQAYLEKIRGAHRPGVSRSHLSCGNLAHGFAASDADEKATLAVDRAANFAIVSAYNDMLSAHQPFKGYPDQIKRAARQLGAVAQFAGGVPAMCDGVTQGREGMELSLFSRDTIAMATAVALSHDMFDGMLCLGVCDKIVPGLAIGALAFGHLPCVFVPAGPMESGLPNAEKGRIRQLYAEGKVGRKELLEAESQSYHSPGTCTFYGTANSNQMLMEIMGLQLPGSSFVNPGTPLREALTEAAVARLNAISPLSGDFLPMGEMINEKSIINGIVGLLATGGSTNHTIHLIAIARAAGVIINWQDMAELSEVVPLLCRIYPNGSADVNHFQAAGGMALLIRELLDAGLLHDDVATVAGEGGLARYCEEPFLEGRDIDWRPGPDKSLDPEVLAAKAAPFSAHGGLNLLTGNLGRAVIKTSAVKPEHRVVRAPAVIFEDQNEVKARFDAGELDRDFIAVVRFQGPKANGMPELHKLTPVLGVLQDRGFKVALVTDGRMSGASGKVPAAIHLTPEALDGGPIAKLRDGDMIELNAPEGVLRIEDESVLDRPVANYAGGHQSGMGRELFAGFRQLVNSAEEGASVLGS encoded by the coding sequence GTGACACACGCCAAACTGGAGGAAGTGACCGCCCGCGTGGTGGCACGCAGCGAAACCACTCGACAGGCCTATTTGGAGAAAATTCGCGGTGCCCACCGACCGGGGGTGTCTCGCAGCCATCTTTCCTGCGGCAATCTGGCCCACGGTTTTGCCGCCTCTGATGCCGATGAAAAAGCCACCCTGGCGGTGGACAGGGCCGCTAATTTTGCCATTGTCTCGGCCTATAATGACATGCTCTCGGCTCATCAGCCTTTCAAAGGCTACCCAGACCAGATCAAGCGGGCAGCTCGGCAATTGGGCGCCGTGGCGCAGTTTGCCGGCGGCGTACCCGCCATGTGTGATGGTGTCACCCAGGGCCGCGAGGGGATGGAATTATCCTTGTTCAGTCGCGACACTATCGCTATGGCGACGGCGGTAGCGCTGTCCCACGATATGTTCGATGGCATGTTGTGCCTGGGAGTGTGCGACAAAATCGTGCCGGGCTTGGCCATTGGCGCCCTGGCCTTTGGGCATCTTCCCTGTGTATTTGTGCCGGCGGGGCCCATGGAGTCGGGCTTGCCCAATGCCGAGAAAGGCCGCATCCGCCAGCTGTATGCCGAGGGTAAAGTGGGCCGCAAAGAGTTGCTGGAGGCAGAGAGCCAGTCCTATCACAGCCCCGGCACCTGTACGTTTTACGGTACGGCCAACAGTAATCAGATGCTGATGGAGATCATGGGCCTGCAGTTGCCCGGTAGCTCCTTCGTTAACCCCGGTACACCGCTGCGTGAGGCCTTGACCGAGGCCGCGGTGGCGCGGCTTAACGCCATATCCCCCTTGTCTGGAGATTTTCTGCCGATGGGGGAGATGATCAACGAAAAAAGCATTATCAATGGCATTGTCGGCCTGCTGGCTACTGGCGGCTCCACCAACCACACCATTCATCTGATTGCCATTGCCCGGGCCGCTGGAGTGATCATTAACTGGCAGGATATGGCGGAACTGTCAGAAGTGGTGCCATTGTTGTGCCGAATCTATCCCAACGGCTCTGCCGATGTGAATCACTTCCAAGCCGCCGGCGGCATGGCGCTGCTAATCCGTGAATTGCTCGATGCCGGGCTGCTCCACGATGACGTGGCGACGGTAGCCGGTGAGGGTGGCCTGGCGCGCTACTGTGAGGAACCCTTTCTTGAGGGACGCGACATCGATTGGCGGCCGGGGCCGGATAAAAGCCTGGACCCTGAGGTATTGGCAGCTAAAGCGGCGCCTTTCAGTGCCCATGGCGGCCTCAACCTTTTAACTGGCAATCTGGGCCGGGCCGTGATCAAGACCTCTGCAGTCAAGCCCGAGCACCGCGTGGTGCGAGCGCCGGCGGTGATTTTTGAAGACCAAAATGAGGTTAAGGCGCGTTTTGATGCCGGTGAGCTGGATCGGGATTTTATAGCGGTGGTGCGCTTCCAGGGGCCTAAAGCCAACGGCATGCCGGAGCTGCACAAGCTGACGCCGGTGCTTGGTGTGCTTCAGGATCGCGGCTTTAAGGTGGCGTTAGTCACCGATGGCCGGATGTCCGGGGCATCCGGCAAAGTTCCCGCGGCGATTCATCTGACACCGGAGGCGTTGGACGGCGGCCCCATCGCTAAGCTCCGCGATGGCGACATGATTGAGCTCAATGCGCCCGAAGGGGTGCTGCGGATAGAAGACGAGTCGGTGCTGGATCGGCCGGTGGCCAACTATGCCGGCGGCCACCAGTCGGGGATGGGACGAGAACTGTTTGCAGGTTTTCGTCAGCTGGTGAACAGTGCAGAAGAGGGCGCATCGGTACTGGGCAGCTAG
- a CDS encoding enoyl-CoA hydratase/isomerase family protein, whose protein sequence is MQVDFSLCLQRHPAPAGGYVAQLTLNLPKQLNALTPEMVEMLYLHLCQLRDDPEAVAVFLEGAGHRAFCTGADARRMLASAMANPGGAAVEAEAFLAREYACFHLIHSFPKPVVVWGHGLVMGAGVGLMAGASHRIVTESSRLSMPEITIGFLPNAGASWYLAQMPGKTGLFSALTAAPLDAADALYAGLADYCLADDSRGAVLRSLIGLPWGDCPQENGERLTDHLTDLEAEHGICLDAAQLKMHRAWIDDSSTSLDAGTIARQLQRSAQRSPWASAALESMGRGAASSAKLIVAQLQNVEALGLKEVFRLELVLAANRLRDPEFAEGVRARLIDKHRAPNWCYRSIGEVPDQEIQALFVAPWEQHPLDEIL, encoded by the coding sequence ATGCAGGTAGATTTCTCATTGTGCCTTCAGCGTCACCCGGCCCCGGCAGGGGGCTACGTGGCCCAGTTAACGCTGAATCTCCCCAAACAGCTCAATGCGCTGACGCCAGAGATGGTGGAGATGCTGTATCTGCATCTCTGTCAGTTGCGGGACGATCCGGAAGCGGTTGCGGTTTTTTTGGAAGGTGCCGGGCACAGAGCCTTTTGCACTGGCGCGGATGCCCGGCGGATGCTGGCCTCTGCTATGGCCAACCCCGGTGGTGCCGCAGTGGAGGCCGAGGCTTTCCTGGCCCGGGAATACGCCTGTTTTCATTTGATTCACTCCTTTCCCAAACCGGTGGTGGTATGGGGGCATGGTTTGGTGATGGGCGCGGGGGTCGGATTGATGGCCGGGGCCAGTCACCGCATCGTCACCGAGAGCAGCCGCCTGTCCATGCCCGAAATTACGATTGGCTTTCTGCCCAATGCTGGTGCCAGTTGGTATCTAGCGCAAATGCCGGGCAAGACCGGTCTGTTTAGCGCTCTCACCGCGGCTCCCCTGGACGCCGCCGATGCCCTCTACGCCGGGCTGGCGGATTACTGCCTGGCTGACGACAGTCGCGGGGCGGTCCTGAGAAGCCTCATTGGTTTGCCCTGGGGCGACTGTCCGCAGGAAAATGGCGAGCGCTTGACTGACCATTTGACCGACCTGGAAGCCGAGCACGGCATTTGTTTGGATGCCGCCCAGCTTAAGATGCATCGGGCGTGGATTGACGACAGCAGTACATCGCTGGATGCAGGAACCATCGCCAGACAGTTACAGCGCAGCGCGCAGCGCAGCCCTTGGGCAAGTGCGGCGCTGGAGAGTATGGGCAGGGGAGCGGCAAGCAGTGCCAAGCTGATCGTGGCGCAACTGCAAAACGTCGAGGCACTGGGGCTAAAGGAAGTGTTCCGCTTGGAGCTGGTGTTGGCCGCCAATCGGCTTCGAGATCCTGAATTTGCCGAGGGCGTGAGGGCGCGATTGATCGACAAACACCGGGCCCCCAACTGGTGCTACCGCAGTATTGGCGAGGTGCCTGATCAGGAAATTCAGGCGCTGTTTGTGGCGCCCTGGGAGCAGCACCCCCTGGATGAAATCCTTTAA
- the pgl gene encoding 6-phosphogluconolactonase, translating into MSAVREQFYQDRECLVTALSDELAAVLEKAIADRGEACLLVSGGSTPKPVYRALASRPLDWSKVTVALVDERWVDADHPASNEQFIRENLLIEGAAAAKFVAMKTSAATAVLGLPECLARYGALPLQPDLCVLGMGLDGHTASLFPHASGLDSGLAAGADRCVAITAQQSEVTGPHTERMTLSVAAILACRHIVLLITGDEKLAVYRQALSGPDAREMPVRAVLRQSQTPVSVYWSP; encoded by the coding sequence ATGAGTGCGGTCCGGGAACAATTTTATCAAGACCGGGAATGCCTGGTGACCGCGCTGTCAGATGAGCTGGCGGCGGTGCTGGAAAAGGCGATAGCCGATCGCGGTGAGGCCTGCCTGTTGGTTTCGGGCGGCAGCACTCCCAAGCCGGTATATCGGGCGCTGGCATCCCGGCCACTGGACTGGAGTAAGGTCACTGTGGCCCTGGTAGACGAGCGCTGGGTCGATGCCGATCACCCCGCCAGCAACGAACAGTTTATCCGTGAGAATCTACTGATTGAGGGGGCTGCGGCAGCCAAGTTTGTTGCCATGAAGACCTCTGCAGCGACGGCGGTGCTGGGTTTACCGGAGTGTCTGGCCCGCTATGGCGCTTTGCCACTGCAGCCCGATCTATGTGTGCTAGGTATGGGGCTGGACGGTCATACTGCGTCCTTGTTCCCCCATGCCAGCGGCCTGGACAGTGGACTGGCCGCAGGGGCAGATCGCTGTGTTGCCATCACCGCTCAGCAAAGTGAGGTGACCGGGCCGCATACCGAGCGCATGACCTTGTCAGTGGCGGCGATACTGGCCTGTCGCCACATTGTGCTATTGATCACCGGTGATGAGAAGCTGGCGGTCTACCGCCAGGCCTTGTCGGGTCCAGACGCGCGGGAAATGCCAGTGCGTGCGGTATTGCGGCAATCTCAGACTCCGGTGTCGGTGTATTGGTCTCCTTAG
- a CDS encoding aldehyde dehydrogenase family protein, with protein sequence MAQTFSMTINGRAHQAEQMMDVVNPATGDVFAQAPRATQADLDAAVAAAQQAFPKWRAVPYEERAALMLKAGDAILANAEELTELFTAEQGRPLTLAKEEILGAGMWFKGMAQFSMPAEVVEDTDERRVEVHREPIGVVCGIVPWNFPVLLASWKMSHALLAGNTMVLKPSPYTPLTSLRVGQILNKVLPEGVLNVISGGDELGPMMTAHPGFAKISFTGSTATGKRIMEAAAKDLKRITLELGGNDACIVLPDVNVDEVAQKLFMGAFFNTAQVCVATKRLYIHDSIYDELKEKLHGLAQVMKVGNGAEADSIFGPLQNKPQFERVKAMMAGAKDRGLTLLEGGPVPDRGYFLPLTLVDNPPEDDPVVVEEAFGPLLPLLRYSDVDEVIERANNSEYGLAGAVWSSDIDKAMAVAKRLDTGTVWINQNLQTTPNTPLGGHKHSGIGVENGRDGLMEFTQPKTIFIPKV encoded by the coding sequence GCGCGCACCAGGCCGAGCAAATGATGGACGTGGTCAATCCCGCCACGGGCGATGTCTTTGCCCAGGCGCCCAGAGCCACCCAGGCCGATCTAGACGCAGCAGTGGCGGCGGCACAGCAGGCCTTTCCGAAGTGGCGGGCTGTCCCCTATGAAGAGCGCGCCGCGTTGATGCTGAAAGCGGGTGACGCGATTCTGGCCAATGCCGAAGAGCTGACCGAGCTGTTCACCGCCGAGCAGGGTCGTCCTCTGACCCTGGCCAAAGAGGAAATTCTCGGCGCCGGTATGTGGTTTAAGGGGATGGCACAATTTTCCATGCCAGCCGAGGTGGTAGAAGACACCGATGAGCGCCGGGTAGAAGTGCACAGAGAGCCCATCGGAGTAGTGTGTGGCATTGTGCCGTGGAATTTTCCGGTGCTGTTGGCCTCTTGGAAGATGTCTCACGCGCTGTTGGCCGGCAATACCATGGTCCTTAAGCCCTCGCCCTATACGCCGCTGACCAGTCTTCGCGTTGGCCAGATCCTCAACAAGGTGTTGCCCGAGGGTGTCCTCAACGTGATCTCCGGCGGAGACGAGCTGGGGCCAATGATGACCGCTCACCCAGGCTTTGCCAAAATTTCCTTCACTGGGTCCACCGCAACCGGCAAGCGCATCATGGAGGCAGCCGCCAAGGACCTGAAGCGTATCACCCTGGAGCTGGGCGGTAACGACGCCTGTATCGTGCTGCCAGATGTCAATGTTGATGAGGTAGCGCAGAAGTTGTTTATGGGTGCCTTCTTCAACACCGCGCAGGTGTGTGTGGCAACCAAGCGGCTCTATATCCACGACAGCATTTACGATGAACTGAAAGAAAAACTGCACGGCTTGGCTCAGGTGATGAAGGTGGGTAACGGCGCCGAGGCCGACAGTATCTTCGGCCCCCTCCAGAACAAGCCACAGTTTGAGCGGGTCAAAGCGATGATGGCTGGCGCCAAAGACAGAGGGCTGACTCTACTGGAAGGCGGTCCCGTGCCAGACCGTGGTTACTTTTTGCCACTGACCTTGGTAGACAATCCCCCCGAGGACGATCCGGTCGTGGTGGAAGAGGCCTTTGGTCCCTTGCTTCCTCTGCTGCGCTACAGTGATGTGGATGAGGTCATCGAACGGGCCAACAACAGCGAGTACGGCCTTGCCGGCGCAGTGTGGTCCTCCGATATCGACAAGGCCATGGCCGTGGCCAAGCGCCTTGATACCGGTACTGTGTGGATTAATCAAAACCTGCAAACCACGCCCAACACCCCTCTGGGTGGGCACAAACACTCTGGTATTGGTGTAGAAAACGGCCGCGATGGACTGATGGAGTTCACCCAGCCAAAAACGATCTTTATCCCCAAAGTCTAA